The nucleotide sequence cttctggaatttttttctttatctgtATTTTATCAGATATTTCTGGTTTACTTTTTGCTATAATATCAATGgaaaattatgagtttattgATACAATTGCACCATTGAAATTTTTGCTATTAAACTTTGCAAAATTGATACTGAAATTAAATTGTTGATTCAAATAAGTTTTGTCCTTTTTggctgtttattttttttagagcaatTATCTTAAAAGTTGAGCCTAGCTTTTTTCACTAAtataattaatcaatttttgaaacttttagtTTAAATTGCAATAAtgattatgaatttttttttattttcatcttgtagtttaaaaatccaaaatacttacataggggaaggctttcaggcttcgtacatacACTGGCGTCGAACACATCATATCTTTAAAATATGAGGTGCTCGAAGCCAGAGTAcctatgtgcgaagcctgaaagtatTCCCCAATTACTTTACGAAAATGAATAATGACGATTTTCATGGAAACATGAAATGTACCAGCGTTAGTTAAAAGTTTTCTATCAGTTAGATTATTTTAGCTCTTCAATTAatagtacaatttttttttttaataaaacaagtTTTATTCGGATATCATTAAATATGATATTCAATGctttaaaacaattatttagTCTCATATCTCCCTATAATTAGCTAGAACTTGAAACTTTCTAAGCTCTAACCAATCCGAGAACATGATGgctaataaatattttgcaagaTAAATATTTAACATAAGAATAATGCTTTATTCTTGTATTTAAAACTCTAGTGTTAACAGTACACTATTCAAactattcttaattttttttataccccattttatttatgaaagggacttttaaaacaaatttattagtCCCCTTAATAGGCTATCTATTAAATTATTagttacttattttttttttacttagaaTGGGAGGGAAAACTAACAGGAAGATTAAAAGGAAAtagataaaatattacacaacaAATATCAGATATTCAATTACATTGTGTAAGAAGTATCACTTCCTCCATAACGTACATATTTCCTTTCGTGCCTTACATTTTAGTGCAATTCAACGAATTTGGTTTTTTGTGAGggaattttccatcaatttgcattgtagttatttatttaatttgccCTCAAACTAATGTAGTTTGGTCTGTCTTTTGCAGAATAACCTATTCAAAGCGCTGAAAGAGTTTAGGCAGGACAAGCTTGCACGCCAAAATGCTCGGCTCAGCCTAGCCAATTCGGTGTATGACAATCCAGTCATCCCACGGCGGAAATTGCTACTGAGTGTGGGTGGAAATAACTACCGACCACCGCTAGAGAGATCCAAATCAGCGCCCAAACTGATGGCTATTGAGGAGGACATTGGTGAGGAGGAGGATGAAAATGAGACTGTTGAATCCACAGAAGCGAGAGCATGCTGTCGGGAAGATTCTCTGTATCCGGCAATGACACTGGGCAGGAGACGATGCCGACGAGGTCATTCAATTCGTCGCACTGGAAGGCGAGGAGTGAGCTTTAAGGCACCAATCTTGGAGGAGAACAACAATGACTGCATGGAGGAGGAGCTGAATGGGAAGAAGAGTGAGGAGAAGAAGGTGGATTTCGATACCAAAAATAGCTTTAAGACACCCAATGCCGGAAGTGATGAGGACTTTGATAGTTTGCTGGGTAGTGAACCATTGATTGGTGAATTGATGTCGCTGTTTGAGATGAAATTGCGTCCACCGCCAAAGACAATGAGTCTGTCAGATCTTCTGGATACAGACGAAGTCAAAACGTCCATATCCCCTGTTACGATGAACCGAAGCCTGGATACTCTGGATAAGTACTCAGACTCTGAAGATGAGTCGAGTTTCTTCAGTCAAAATGATATCCTGGCAATGCTGAGGAAGGAGTCAGCGAACAAGAGAGGAAGTAGTCCAGATCAGCGTTCCACAGAACTGTACGGGCCTCTGCGGCAACGACCAGGATCGACTCTCAGACTAAATGAATCTCTGAGTAATCACAAACTCACCCCCGTTGCAGCTGGTGACTCGGATGAGCCGCATTTGAATGAGAAGGTGCAGAGGTCTCCAGAATCGCCACCGGCGATGCTACGCCTGCCAACGGGCTTAACGCACCTGGACAGCGATGAGGGAAGCATCTCAAGTGGCTGTGAAACTGCGAGCACAGTCACAGCCAATACGGATGAGATGACTTCCAAGCATAACTCCGTCGAAGATGATGTGGTGATCCTTGAGCCCGTCGGCGAGAAGAATTCCCTGGTGGAACTTCCGCCCTTCAGGCGCAGTGTCACATTCCCACCTGATATGAAAACCCTCGATAACCTGGACTCTGACTCGGAATTCAGCGATGAATCCGGCTTCAGTGACTTCCAGGAGAACTCCATCAAGACTCGCAATAAGGCTATCATGGCCTAAGAGTTACCATCTGTTAGTTTGATCGAGGAGATCACCCAGTAAAGATCATGAAATGCGTTttagttgaaattttaatagaatttgtaTTATTGATGTGATAGTTTTAATATGGGAGGATTCCATCTATAGACCAACCCCTGTTAACAACTGTTATCATAATTTAATGCATGGGTAATGTTTCCTGATATTCTTATTAGACTGCAGCACGTTGTTAGTTAAAACAGAAAATACCTATACCGTAGATGTAGTAATTGCAAAATTTGACCTTTTTGGTGTATAATagctagaaaaaaaaagaagcagtgAGAGGTGAAAAGTTTAGAGAAATCATATTGAAGGGGAATAAGACCAAATAATACACTGAAAAAATAACTCAAATTTAAAGCTAATATCCATGTAAGAttgttattaaataaaattgtttttttttttggaggaaatTACACAACTTaagtgaataaataattatatagaTATTTTATTGTACCTTCAACAAAATGGAATCTTGTATtcatacaataaattttatgtacCTAATTCAGTGTACTTTTCGTTTCTTGCTGAAAATCCATCATAAGCACGCAATTTATGACcaaaaaacaagatttttccCCATATGCTGTTACGAATGTGAagctaaagagaaaaaaagtatcaaaaacattttttttggtttgttgttttctttttacagcATCAAGGCGTTCTTAACCTCTGTCGACATCCAGATATCTAAATCATTTAGTTGACCTATAtacttgaaattaaaaataaaaaaaatgaagatttgCAAAATCTTTTTATATTTGCTCTAtactttatagattttttttaatgcaagatTTTCATGAAGTGTAAGAATGTTATAAAGcagattaaagtttttttttatcatttagtatattatattattttgaacAGTCTATCTGGGGCAGTATCACGCAGCTGAACCTTTTTTAGAACTCATTTGCTAAAGGAATACGAATCATATTGAAACTATGTTCCGCTGATTTTTCTTGAGTCTTGACTATTGACTATCTGAAATACTTCTAATCTGATATACTGAACACTTTCTAAGTGATTATCGTCTTAAAAAACcttattttcaaatggaatgcatgcgtgaaactaccccatccTACCTTTAATGTAGCCttacaaattcaaaattgcgTTATAAAAAGATTTTAGGCAGACTGAGCTGTTTCGGAGCTCTTactgaactaaaaaaaaaaaatactataatgCTTCTATAGAgcaaagcaataaaaattaaagctatatagtcattcgaggagagttggaacagtgggagagatggaccacttcgcctcctgcctacatcctatgcacgatctccacctcatttggtctatttgtgcccttcaacattctaataaaaacccccaagttacagctttctacctttaaaattgtacgacaaaattgaaaattaattttttggatgtctgaaaaatggccaaaaatttttatttcgccataagaatacgaGTATTTGGGagttgaggagagatggaacttaatagttttggcaacacttccggtgtgaattttggtcaatgttcttcaaaatcttttcaagtaaatcttagaa is from Phlebotomus papatasi isolate M1 chromosome 1, Ppap_2.1, whole genome shotgun sequence and encodes:
- the LOC129810211 gene encoding uncharacterized protein LOC129810211, with the protein product MLLFEENQSQVPIGSSTMTSNANHEDHDEVDFVVRSSYGSGEKKSPDLISHSNGLPHLIKEITAKEIREKQKKKAQNEKNSIKSPLERLPIFKNHLRKGTEIAQKESVRPKLNKNGTSIAARLLGNTYNTATSTTKKRSSLKRSQPVSRTTNTERFHKCVDIGGFQEDHLQTIAGHADRDISARALRSLTKGLGKLLRRRTDSVNISTPDPEYKVSYLGNVLTGWAKGEGCVEKPMSTLWRNYVQHYKPEVVMRIKVSSSGLKATTKQHGLTEYWSHRITHCAAPENFPRVFCWIYRHEGRKLKHELRCHAVLCSKESIARDISVTLQNNLFKALKEFRQDKLARQNARLSLANSVYDNPVIPRRKLLLSVGGNNYRPPLERSKSAPKLMAIEEDIGEEEDENETVESTEARACCREDSLYPAMTLGRRRCRRGHSIRRTGRRGVSFKAPILEENNNDCMEEELNGKKSEEKKVDFDTKNSFKTPNAGSDEDFDSLLGSEPLIGELMSLFEMKLRPPPKTMSLSDLLDTDEVKTSISPVTMNRSLDTLDKYSDSEDESSFFSQNDILAMLRKESANKRGSSPDQRSTELYGPLRQRPGSTLRLNESLSNHKLTPVAAGDSDEPHLNEKVQRSPESPPAMLRLPTGLTHLDSDEGSISSGCETASTVTANTDEMTSKHNSVEDDVVILEPVGEKNSLVELPPFRRSVTFPPDMKTLDNLDSDSEFSDESGFSDFQENSIKTRNKAIMA